The Malus domestica chromosome 13, GDT2T_hap1 genome includes a window with the following:
- the LOC103452834 gene encoding uncharacterized protein, with protein MSGVSIARIRGDNRFYNPPAIRQQQQRKKLEEEKHQRQSVDSDDCETSYSSGSGDATNLDRFLEYTTPVVAAQYFSKTSVRGWRSREAELHPYFVLGDLWESFKEWSAYGAGVPLLLNGSDSVIQYYVPYLSAIQLYVDPSKSSTRIRPGDESDAESSRETSSDGSSDYGTERGFNNVPYGTLGWQNATDVNGHGWNKTVPRTEPLNGSSSDESGEACNPPGQLIFQYMEHDQPFGREPLADKISFLASQFPELRTYRSCDLSPSSWISVAWYPIYRIPTGPTLQSLDACFLTFHFVSTPTKGASTDRLQFGGPRARDNQSANFKLSLPIFGLASYKFKVPFWNSNGVYECQKADSLLRAADNWLRQLQVHHPDFNFFVSHSIPKSFSCYRLDVSSHSCRYITDLALDILYYHQRRIKSDFGFVRALIG; from the exons ATGTCAGGCGTTTCGATTGCTCGGATTCGGGGAGATAATCGCTTCTACAACCCGCCAGCTATACGGCAGCAGCAGCAGAGAAAAAAGCTAGAGGAGGAGAAGCATCAGAGGCAGTCGGTGGATTCAGATGACTGTGAGACTTCTTACAGTTCCGGTTCGGGTGATGCTACGAATTTGGATCGGTTTTTGGAGTACACCACACCTGTGGTTGCGGCTCAGTATTTTTCCAAG ACAAGTGTGAGGGGATGGAGGAGTCGCGAGGCAGAATTACATCCATACTTTGTGCTTGGAGATTTATGGGAATCTTTCAAGGAGTGGAGCGCGTACGGTGCAGGTGTCCCTCTTTTGTTGAATGGGAGTGACTCTGTTATCCAGTACTATGTTCCTTACTTGTCCGCTATTCAGCTCTATGTAGACCCATCAAAGTCCTCAACGAGAATAAG GCCTGGTGATGAGAGTGATGCTGAGTCATCCAGGGAGACAAGTAGTGATGGCAGCAGTGATTATGGAACAGAAAGAGGATTCAACAATGTTCCTTATGGTACTTTAGGTTGGCAGAATGCTACAGATGTAAATGGCCATGGTTGGAATAAAACCGTACCGAGAACTGAACCCTTAAATGGTTCCTCAAGTGATGAAAGTGGTGAGGCTTGCAACCCTCCTGGTCAACTTATCTTTCAATATATGGAGCATGATCAACCATTTGGTCGTGAACCTTTGGCTGATAAG ATCTCATTTCTTGCATCTCAATTTCCAGAGCTGAGGACTTACAGGAGCTGTGATTTATCACCTTCTAGTTGGATTTCTGTAGCATG GTATCCAATATATAGGATACCTACAGGTCCAACTTTGCAGAGCCTCGATGCCTGCTTCTTGACCTTTCATTTCGTATCAACTCCCACAAAGG GTGCAAGCACTGATAGGCTTCAGTTTGGTGGTCCACGAGCTAGAGACAATCAAAGTGCCAATTTCAAACTATCACTGCCAATCTTTGGGCTTGCTTCGTACAAGTTCAAAGTTCCCTTTTGGAATTCTAATGGAGTTTATGAATGTCAAAAGGCTGATTCTCTATTGCGAGCAGCTGACAACTGGCTCAGGCAATTGCAAGTTCATCATCCTGATTTCAATTTCTTTGTGTCGCACAGCATTCCAAAGAG TTTTTCATGTTATCGGTTGGATGTCAGTTCGCACTCCTGTCGTTATATTACAGACTTGGCCCTTGATATCTTATATTATCATCAAAGGAGGATTAAGAGTGATTTTGGCTTTGTGAGGGCTTTGATAGGCTGA
- the LOC103423967 gene encoding major strawberry allergen Fra a 1-3, with amino-acid sequence MGVFTYESEFTSVIPPARLFNAFVLDADNLIPKIAPQAVKSAEILEGDGGVGTIKKINFGEGSTYSYVKHRIDGVDKDNFVYKYSVIEGDAISETIEKISYETKLVAASSGSVIKSTSHYHTKGDVEIKEEHVKAGKEKASHLFKLIENYLLEHQDAYN; translated from the coding sequence ATGGGTGTTTTCACATACGAATCCGAGTTCACCTCTGTCATCCCCCCTGCTAGGTTGTTCAATGCCTTTGTTCTTGATGCTGACAACCTCATCCCCAAGATTGCACCACAAGCAGTGAAGAGCGCTGAAATCCTTGAAGGAGATGGAGGAGTTGGAACCATTAAGAAGATCAACTTCGGTGAAGGTAGCACATACAGCTATGTGAAGCACAGAATTGATGGGGTTGACAAGGACAACTTTGTCTACAAGTACAGTGTGATCGAAGGAGATGCTATCTCTGAGACAATTGAGAAGATCTCTTATGAGACTAAGTTGGTTGCTGCCAGCAGCGGTTCCGTCATCAAGAGCACCAGCCACTACCACACCAAAGGTGATGTTGAGATCAAGGAAGAGCATGTTAAGGCTGGCAAAGAGAAGGCCTCCCACCTCTTTAAGTTGATTGAGAACTACCTCTTGGAGCATCAGGATGCCTACAACTAA
- the LOC103423968 gene encoding major strawberry allergen Fra a 1-3 → MGVFTYESEFTSIIPPARLFNAFVLDADNLIPKIAPQAVKSAEILEGDGGVGTIKKINFGEGSTYSYVKHRIDGVDKDNFVYKYSVIEGDAISETIEKISYETKLVASGSGSVIKSTSHYHTKGDVEIKEEHVKAGKEKASHLFKLIENYLLENQDAYN, encoded by the coding sequence ATGGGTGTTTTCACATACGAATCCGAGTTCACCTCTATCATCCCCCCTGCTAGGTTGTTCAATGCCTTTGTTCTTGATGCTGACAACCTCATCCCCAAGATTGCACCACAAGCAGTGAAGAGCGCTGAGATCCTTGAAGGAGATGGCGGAGTTGGAACTATTAAGAAGATCAACTTCGGTGAAGGTAGCACATACAGCTACGTGAAGCACAGAATTGATGGGGTTGACAAGGACAACTTTGTCTACAAGTACAGTGTGATCGAAGGAGATGCTATCTCTGAGACAATAGAGAAGATCTCTTATGAGACTAAGTTGGTTGCTTCCGGCAGCGGTTCTGTCATTAAGAGCACCAGCCACTACCATACCAAGGGTGATGTTGAGATCAAGGAAGAGCACGTTAAGGCTGGCAAAGAGAAGGCCTCCCACCTCTTCAAGTTGATTGAGAACTACCTCTTGGAGAATCAGGATGCCTACAACTAA